From a region of the Impatiens glandulifera chromosome 4, dImpGla2.1, whole genome shotgun sequence genome:
- the LOC124936752 gene encoding metal tolerance protein 10-like — MAVTVSNIANMVLFLAKVYASYESKSLAVIASTLDSLLNLLSEFIMWFTAYAMKKPNQYRYLIGKKRMQLVGIIVFASVMASLGLQILLESDRQLISKIAPYTIN; from the exons ATGGCGGTTACTGTATCAAACATTGCTAACATGGTGCTGTTCTTAGCAAAAGTGTATGCCTCCTATGAAAGCAAATCATTAGCAGTCATTGCATCAACTTTGGATTCTCTGCTAAACCTCTTATCTGAATTTATTATGTGGTTCACTGCCTATGCAATGAAAAAACCAAACCAGTATCGTTACCTTATTGGAAAGAAGCGGATGCAGCTAGTG GGTATTATAGTTTTTGCATCAGTCATGGCAAGTCTTGGTTTACAAATCTTGCTTGAATCTGACAGGCAACTTATTAGTAAG ATTGCACCATACACAATTAACTGA
- the LOC124936944 gene encoding F-box protein CPR1-like, producing the protein MATFVPDEILENVLSRLPVKCLLRLRCVSKSWLSLISSPRFVKLHLNRSVQTKSNLNLFMIDGQYFSRWNLYSPDHDHDHVLRPAEIVRHPLRCRKYAIQNWGSCDGLICLSNAFLDDFVCLWNPSTKKSIILPYSSSTLTRNDERTYGFYYDITNDDYRVVRTTLFGGEIFDYEIKVYSLRSNSWHMLEKFHQGPNFNSEVAIACGALHWTLGRAEEEEIWIVAFDLATERYRVISQPHYSGLPYIISLSTFKGCLSLSCHCYSHANPVDVWLLNEYGEKNEYWSRLVSLPLIPTDNWDSAAKPLAYSKCGKKVLLEIDCTELVWYNLEQESVEDIEDITMLQDLEHFIQIYTYSESLVSVS; encoded by the coding sequence ATGGCGACATTCGTTCCGGATGAGATTCTAGAAAACGTTCTTAGTCGGTTGCCTGTTAAGTGTCTGCTCCGTTTAAGGTGCGTTTCTAAATCTTGGCTTTCTCTAATTAGTAGCCCTCGTTTCGTCAAATTGCATCTCAACAGATCAGTACAAACCAAGAGCAACCTTAACCTATTCATGATAGACGGTCAGTATTTCTCTCGGTGGAATTTGTATTCTCCCGACCACGACCACGACCACGTTCTTCGACCGGCGGAGATCGTTAGACATCCGTTGAGGTGTCGGAAGTATGCAATCCAAAATTGGGGCTCTTGTGACGGATTGATCTGTTTGTCAAATGCCTTCTTAGATGACTTTGTCTGTTTATGGAATCCATcaacaaaaaaatctataataCTGCCTTACTCGTCCAGCACATTGACACGGAATGATGAACGAACTTATGGATTTTATTACGATATCACCAATGACGATTACAGAGTGGTGAGAACTACATTGTTTGGTGGGGAAATCTTTGATTACGAGATTAAGGTTTATAGTTTGAGATCAAATTCGTGGCATATGTTAGAGAAGTTTCATCAAGGTCCAAATTTTAATAGTGAAGTTGCCATAGCTTGTGGAGCTCTGCACTGGACGTTAGGAAGAGCAGAAGAAGAGGAAATTTGGATTGTTGCCTTTGATCTCGCGACAGAGAGGTACCGAGTAATTTCACAGCCTCACTACAGTGGTCTTCCTTACATTATAAGTTTGAGTACTTTTAAAGGATGCTTATCATTATCTTGTCATTGCTACTCACATGCAAATCCTGTGGATGTTTGGTTGCTAAATGAATATGGTGAAAAGAATGAATATTGGTCGAGATTGGTTTCATTGCCGCTAATACCAACAGATAATTGGGACTCTGCTGCGAAACCTTTGGCTTATTCAAAATGTGGTAAGAAAGTACTGCTGGAGATAGATTGTACTGAGCTTGTTTGGTATAACTTAGAACAGGAGTCAGTTGAAGATATTGAAGATATTACGATGTTACAAGATTTGGAACATTTTATTCAAATCTACACTTATTCGGAAAGTCTAGTCTCCGTCAGCTGA